In Desulfuromonas acetexigens, the following proteins share a genomic window:
- a CDS encoding histidinol phosphate phosphatase domain-containing protein, with amino-acid sequence MIDLHTHTVFSDGELIPFELARRAAVAGYRALAITDHGDFSNMDLIIPRLSRIAHDLGKSLGLAVIPGIELTHIPPAMIAEAAAEARSLGAKLVVLHGETIVEPVAPGTNRAAIEAGVDILSHPGLLTAEEAALAAQGGVCLEITTRKGHSLTNGHVAKLALAAGAKLVINNDAHAPGDLLSLEMARKIALGAGLSEDQFEQCRRNSAELVFKAVGIKL; translated from the coding sequence CATACCGTTTTCAGCGATGGTGAACTCATCCCCTTCGAACTGGCCCGCCGGGCGGCGGTGGCCGGCTATCGTGCCCTGGCCATCACCGATCACGGGGATTTCTCCAACATGGATCTGATTATCCCCCGCCTGTCGCGGATCGCCCATGATCTCGGCAAGTCGCTGGGCCTGGCAGTGATTCCCGGCATCGAACTGACCCACATCCCCCCGGCGATGATCGCCGAGGCGGCGGCTGAGGCCCGCTCCCTTGGTGCAAAGCTCGTCGTTCTGCACGGCGAAACGATCGTCGAACCGGTCGCCCCCGGCACCAATCGAGCGGCCATCGAGGCCGGGGTCGATATCCTCTCCCATCCCGGCCTGCTCACCGCCGAGGAAGCGGCGCTCGCCGCCCAGGGCGGAGTCTGCCTGGAAATCACCACGCGCAAGGGGCACTCCCTGACCAACGGCCATGTGGCGAAACTGGCCCTTGCGGCCGGGGCCAAACTGGTCATCAACAACGACGCCCACGCCCCCGGCGATCTCCTTTCCCTGGAAATGGCTCGCAAAATCGCCCTGGGCGCCGGACTTTCCGAGGACCAGTTCGAGCAGTGCCGGAGAAATTCGGCGGAACTGGTTTTCAAGGCGGTGGGGATCAAGTTGTAA